One segment of Streptomyces sp. XD-27 DNA contains the following:
- a CDS encoding MOSC domain-containing protein — MTSTNRPGDPVTRVVALATYPIKGCAGTSLTEARLTEAGLAHDRAFLVVDDSGVFRSQRTDPRLAVIRPEVNEAGDQLTLRAPGAEELRVAVDATSAPRDVEMFRTPYRGIDQGPAVAAWLSDVLGSPSRLVRVPPDHQRVVDGLHPGTAAYADSGAVHVLSRATLDELNRRLAAAGGSALPMDRFRPNIVVDGWDEPHEEDRVRRVGIGDTELGYLKLAIRCAVTLVDQSRGERAGPEPLRSLARYRRAAQGGVSFGVKFSVLRTGKLTVGDELAVTSWGESEL; from the coding sequence ATGACGAGCACCAACCGTCCGGGCGATCCGGTCACCCGCGTCGTCGCACTGGCCACGTACCCCATCAAGGGCTGTGCGGGCACCTCGCTGACCGAGGCCCGGCTGACCGAGGCCGGTCTCGCCCATGACCGCGCCTTCCTGGTGGTGGACGACAGCGGCGTCTTCCGCAGCCAGCGGACCGACCCGCGGCTCGCCGTCATCCGCCCGGAGGTGAACGAGGCCGGTGACCAGCTCACCCTGCGGGCGCCGGGCGCGGAGGAACTGCGGGTCGCCGTCGACGCGACGTCGGCCCCCCGGGACGTGGAGATGTTCCGTACGCCGTACCGGGGCATCGACCAGGGCCCGGCCGTGGCGGCGTGGCTGTCGGACGTGCTCGGCTCGCCGAGCAGGCTGGTCCGGGTGCCACCGGATCACCAGCGGGTGGTCGACGGTCTGCACCCCGGCACCGCCGCCTACGCCGACAGCGGCGCCGTGCACGTCCTCTCCCGCGCCACCCTGGACGAGCTGAACCGCCGGCTCGCGGCGGCGGGCGGCAGCGCGCTGCCCATGGACCGCTTCCGGCCCAACATCGTGGTGGACGGGTGGGACGAGCCGCACGAGGAGGACCGGGTCCGCCGGGTCGGCATCGGCGACACCGAACTGGGCTACCTCAAGCTCGCCATCCGCTGTGCCGTCACCCTGGTCGACCAGAGCCGCGGCGAGCGGGCGGGCCCGGAGCCGCTGCGCTCCCTGGCCCGCTACCGCCGGGCGGCGCAGGGCGGCGTCTCGTTCGGCGTGAAGTTCTCCGTGCTGCGGACCGGCAAGCTGACGGTGGGCGACGAGCTGGCGGTCACGTCCTGGGGCGAGTCGGAGCTGTAG
- a CDS encoding decarboxylase, producing the protein MTADSGAGPTRYAAEAGRDAVGFLYPGYSAEDDYPRLEALLGGAVRLPLVHTDMGEDAHRVDALLEMGSADRLAAGVADLVRQGARAVVWACTSASFVFGWDGAHEQVRELAVTAGLPASSTSFAFVHAARALGVTRLAVAATYPQDVAGHFTAFLKAAGAEVVAERGSGVVTAAEVGTWGREDVLGLARAGDHPDAQAVLLPDTALHTAAWLPDLEAALGKPVLTANQVTVWEGLRLLDRPLTRPGLGTLFV; encoded by the coding sequence ATGACGGCGGATTCCGGGGCCGGGCCGACCCGGTACGCCGCGGAGGCCGGGCGCGACGCGGTCGGTTTCCTGTATCCGGGGTACTCGGCCGAGGATGACTACCCCCGGCTGGAGGCCCTGCTGGGCGGCGCCGTCCGGCTGCCGCTGGTCCACACCGACATGGGTGAGGACGCGCACCGGGTGGACGCGCTGCTGGAGATGGGGTCGGCGGACCGGCTCGCCGCGGGGGTGGCGGACCTGGTCCGCCAGGGCGCGCGGGCCGTGGTCTGGGCCTGTACCAGCGCGAGCTTCGTCTTCGGTTGGGACGGCGCGCACGAGCAGGTGCGGGAACTGGCGGTGACGGCCGGGCTGCCCGCGTCGAGCACGTCGTTCGCGTTCGTCCACGCGGCGCGGGCGCTCGGCGTCACCCGGCTGGCCGTCGCCGCGACCTATCCGCAGGACGTCGCCGGGCACTTCACCGCCTTCCTCAAGGCCGCGGGCGCGGAGGTCGTCGCCGAGCGCGGCAGCGGCGTCGTCACGGCGGCGGAGGTCGGTACGTGGGGGCGCGAGGACGTGCTGGGGCTGGCGCGCGCGGGGGACCATCCGGACGCGCAGGCCGTCCTGCTGCCGGACACCGCCCTGCACACGGCGGCCTGGCTGCCCGACCTCGAGGCGGCGCTGGGCAAACCGGTCCTCACCGCCAACCAGGTCACGGTGTGGGAGGGGCTGCGGCTCCTGGACCGCCCGCTCACCCGGCCGGGCCTCGGCACGCTCTTCGTGTGA
- a CDS encoding aspartate/glutamate racemase family protein translates to MDVSFLGGPQSQRGVGVVAPFDFALDRELWRWVPDHVSLHLTRTPYVPVEVGLDLARLVSEHETLDNAVRALSEVAPEVVAYACTSGSFVGGVAGERAMCAAMRQAGEVPSLTTSGALLDALCEIGARRIAVVTPYTRSVTDVLEEYLGEAGVTVTGRAYLGLTRHIWKVPYRDVVDMARQAVVGAADALFISCTNLPTYDVIPQLEAELRMPVLSANQVTVWAALRVIGAHAIGPYQALLDPAARSGPAGMGPGPRPDPAGLGPRPASVGPEAALAGPPSGAEPEPGEAREGEDLGGGLPPPV, encoded by the coding sequence ATGGACGTCTCTTTCCTGGGTGGCCCGCAGTCGCAGCGCGGCGTGGGCGTCGTCGCACCCTTCGACTTCGCACTGGACCGCGAGCTGTGGCGCTGGGTCCCGGACCACGTGTCGCTGCATCTGACCCGTACGCCGTATGTGCCGGTCGAGGTGGGTCTGGACCTGGCCCGGCTGGTCAGCGAGCACGAGACGCTGGACAACGCGGTTCGTGCGCTGAGCGAGGTGGCTCCGGAGGTCGTGGCGTACGCGTGCACCTCGGGCAGCTTCGTCGGCGGCGTGGCGGGGGAGCGGGCGATGTGCGCGGCGATGCGGCAGGCGGGCGAGGTGCCGTCGCTGACCACCTCCGGTGCCCTGCTGGACGCGCTGTGCGAGATCGGCGCGCGGCGGATCGCCGTGGTCACGCCGTACACGAGGTCGGTGACCGACGTGCTGGAGGAGTACCTCGGCGAGGCCGGTGTCACGGTGACGGGACGGGCGTATCTGGGGCTGACCCGGCACATCTGGAAGGTGCCGTACCGCGACGTGGTCGACATGGCCCGGCAGGCGGTGGTGGGCGCGGCGGACGCGCTCTTCATCAGCTGCACCAACCTGCCCACGTACGACGTGATCCCGCAGCTGGAGGCGGAGCTGCGGATGCCGGTGCTGTCCGCCAACCAGGTGACGGTGTGGGCGGCGCTGCGCGTGATCGGCGCGCATGCGATAGGCCCGTACCAGGCGCTGCTGGATCCGGCGGCGCGGTCGGGCCCGGCGGGCATGGGGCCGGGACCGAGGCCGGACCCCGCGGGCCTGGGGCCGCGGCCGGCAAGCGTGGGGCCGGAGGCGGCCCTCGCCGGTCCGCCGTCCGGTGCGGAGCCGGAGCCCGGGGAGGCGCGCGAGGGGGAGGACCTCGGCGGCGGCCTTCCGCCACCTGTGTGA
- a CDS encoding D-2-hydroxyacid dehydrogenase, whose translation MSESTVVVFGDDPPVRLDRLAGRSRVLVCDESSLPELLPAADALLVWDFASDAVRAAWPGDGPRPAWVHTASAGVDRLMCPELAASDTVVTNARGVFEQPIAEYVAGLVLAMAKDFPGSWELQRQRRWRHRETTRLAGTRALVVGAGPIGRAIGGTLGALGVTVRLVGRTARAGVHGAQELPGLLPDADWVVCAAPLTERTRGMFDREAFGRMKPTARFVNVGRGPLVVQADLVTALVERRIAGAALDVFASEPLTAADPLWDVPGLLISPHMSGDTVGWRDDLAEQFQDNYDRWAAGEPLFNVVDKRLGYVPVDD comes from the coding sequence ATGTCCGAAAGCACCGTTGTCGTCTTCGGTGACGACCCGCCCGTCCGCCTCGACCGGCTCGCCGGCCGGTCCCGCGTACTCGTCTGCGACGAGAGTTCGCTGCCCGAGCTGCTGCCCGCCGCCGACGCCCTGCTGGTCTGGGACTTCGCCTCCGACGCGGTACGCGCCGCGTGGCCCGGCGACGGACCGCGGCCGGCGTGGGTGCACACCGCGAGCGCCGGCGTGGACCGGCTGATGTGCCCGGAGCTGGCCGCCTCCGACACGGTCGTCACCAACGCGCGCGGCGTCTTCGAGCAGCCGATCGCGGAGTACGTGGCGGGGCTGGTGCTGGCCATGGCGAAGGACTTCCCCGGCAGTTGGGAGCTCCAGCGGCAGCGCCGCTGGCGGCACCGCGAGACCACTCGGCTGGCCGGGACGCGCGCGCTGGTCGTCGGGGCGGGCCCCATCGGACGGGCCATCGGCGGCACGCTCGGCGCGCTCGGCGTCACCGTGCGGCTGGTGGGGCGTACGGCGCGCGCGGGCGTGCACGGCGCACAGGAGCTGCCCGGACTGCTTCCGGACGCCGACTGGGTGGTGTGCGCGGCGCCGCTGACCGAGCGGACGCGCGGGATGTTCGACCGGGAGGCGTTCGGGCGGATGAAGCCCACCGCCCGGTTCGTCAACGTCGGCCGCGGGCCGCTGGTCGTCCAGGCCGATCTGGTGACGGCGCTGGTGGAACGGCGGATCGCGGGCGCCGCGCTGGACGTCTTCGCATCCGAGCCGCTGACGGCGGCCGACCCGCTGTGGGACGTGCCCGGGCTGCTGATCTCGCCGCACATGAGCGGTGACACGGTCGGCTGGCGGGACGACCTGGCCGAGCAGTTCCAGGACAACTACGACCGCTGGGCGGCGGGCGAACCGCTGTTCAACGTGGTCGACAAGCGGCTGGGGTACGTACCGGTGGACGACTGA
- a CDS encoding DUF3830 family protein: MSDHATAARQRRIQVSLDKRGVSCTAVLLDDRAPITCDAVWNALPLGGDVYHAKYARNEIYALLPPFAPQEPPLENPTITPIPGDLCYFTFSDTQLGTASYGYESDAKHRGRHQVVDLALFYERNNLLINGDAGWVPGIVWGAVVEGLDRMAAACQDLWRAGALGETLSFRRA; the protein is encoded by the coding sequence ATGAGCGACCACGCCACCGCCGCCCGACAGCGCCGTATTCAGGTCTCGCTCGACAAACGCGGGGTGAGCTGCACCGCGGTCCTGCTGGACGACCGGGCGCCGATCACCTGCGACGCGGTGTGGAACGCGCTGCCGCTGGGCGGCGACGTCTACCACGCGAAGTACGCGCGCAACGAGATCTACGCCCTGCTGCCGCCGTTCGCCCCGCAGGAGCCGCCGCTGGAGAACCCGACGATCACCCCGATCCCCGGCGACCTGTGCTACTTCACCTTCTCCGACACGCAGCTGGGCACGGCCAGTTACGGGTACGAGTCCGACGCCAAGCACCGGGGCCGGCACCAGGTGGTCGACCTCGCGCTGTTCTACGAGCGCAACAACCTGCTGATCAACGGGGACGCCGGCTGGGTGCCGGGCATCGTCTGGGGCGCGGTCGTCGAGGGCCTGGACCGGATGGCGGCGGCCTGCCAGGACCTGTGGCGGGCGGGGGCCCTGGGCGAGACGCTGAGCTTCCGGAGGGCGTAG
- the ehuB gene encoding ectoine/hydroxyectoine ABC transporter substrate-binding protein EhuB, which produces MIRRRSLLAGGAALGAVGAAGCSRVSSADAKDGGNLLERLRSQGTVRLGIAGEIPFGYIDKDGKFTGEAPEIAKVVFKRLGVPHVQPVPTEFASLIPGLRSQQFDVVSAGMYVNPERCQQVVFADPDYRMRDAFIVAKGNPKNLHTYEDIVRTGAKMASGTAYAEIGYAVNAGVKESEIAVLPDQLAGLLAVEQGRVDVFAGTTVTVHNVVKQTGSRKAEATEPFQPMVDGKPDIGAGAFAFRPEDTNLRDAFNGELRKMKKSGELLRIVRPFGFTENEMTDLTAEELCQP; this is translated from the coding sequence ATGATCCGCCGCCGCTCGCTGCTCGCGGGCGGCGCGGCGCTGGGTGCAGTGGGCGCGGCCGGTTGCAGCCGGGTGTCCAGCGCCGACGCCAAGGACGGGGGGAATCTGCTGGAGCGGCTGAGGTCGCAGGGCACGGTACGGCTGGGAATCGCGGGTGAGATTCCCTTCGGTTACATCGACAAGGACGGAAAGTTCACCGGCGAGGCACCGGAGATCGCCAAGGTGGTCTTCAAGCGGCTGGGTGTGCCGCATGTGCAGCCCGTACCGACCGAGTTCGCCTCGCTGATTCCCGGACTGCGCTCGCAGCAGTTCGACGTGGTGTCGGCGGGGATGTACGTCAATCCCGAGCGCTGCCAACAGGTGGTCTTCGCCGATCCCGACTACCGGATGCGGGACGCGTTCATCGTCGCCAAGGGAAATCCGAAGAACCTCCACACCTACGAGGACATCGTCAGGACCGGGGCCAAGATGGCCAGCGGCACGGCCTACGCCGAGATCGGCTACGCGGTCAACGCCGGGGTGAAGGAGAGCGAGATCGCGGTGCTGCCCGACCAGCTGGCCGGGCTGCTGGCGGTGGAGCAGGGGCGGGTCGACGTCTTCGCCGGTACGACGGTGACCGTGCACAACGTGGTCAAGCAGACCGGGAGCCGGAAGGCGGAGGCCACCGAGCCGTTCCAGCCGATGGTGGACGGAAAGCCGGATATCGGCGCCGGCGCGTTCGCGTTCCGTCCCGAGGACACCAATCTGCGGGACGCGTTCAACGGCGAGCTGCGGAAGATGAAGAAGAGCGGGGAACTGCTCCGTATCGTGCGGCCTTTCGGCTTCACCGAGAACGAGATGACGGATCTCACCGCCGAGGAGCTGTGTCAGCCATGA
- the ehuC gene encoding ectoine/hydroxyectoine ABC transporter permease subunit EhuC: MTAGLWEHWLLPGIWITVQLTLYSAAFATVVAFGIGIARTSRRWIVRFLAGFYVEVFRGTSALVLMFWLFFVMPLAFEWQLVPMWAAVLALGLTYGAYGSEVVRGAIAAVAPGQREAAIALSFTPAQRMRRVILPQAIPEMIPPFNNLLIELLKGTALVSAVSVPDITFAAQLSRLATGDSLEIYLIVLGLYFVLAFVLTRLMRLLERRAKAGIGQAPEKKERMGVTRKLSPAQESAQAANAGLPGGAA, from the coding sequence ATGACCGCCGGACTGTGGGAGCACTGGCTTCTCCCGGGTATCTGGATCACCGTTCAGCTCACTCTTTACAGTGCCGCATTCGCCACCGTCGTCGCCTTCGGGATCGGTATCGCCCGGACGTCCCGGCGATGGATCGTCCGCTTTCTCGCCGGTTTCTATGTGGAGGTCTTCCGGGGCACCTCGGCACTGGTGCTGATGTTCTGGCTGTTCTTCGTGATGCCGCTGGCATTCGAGTGGCAACTGGTGCCGATGTGGGCCGCGGTGCTGGCCCTCGGGCTGACGTACGGCGCGTACGGTTCCGAGGTCGTGCGCGGCGCCATCGCCGCCGTGGCCCCGGGGCAGCGGGAGGCGGCCATCGCGCTCAGCTTCACGCCCGCGCAGCGGATGCGCCGGGTCATCCTGCCGCAGGCGATCCCCGAGATGATCCCGCCGTTCAACAACCTGCTGATCGAGCTGCTGAAAGGCACGGCTCTGGTCTCGGCGGTGAGCGTCCCGGACATCACCTTCGCGGCACAGCTCTCCCGGCTCGCGACGGGCGACAGCCTGGAGATCTACCTGATCGTCCTCGGCCTGTACTTCGTGCTGGCCTTCGTCCTGACCCGGCTGATGCGGCTGCTGGAGCGGCGGGCGAAGGCGGGTATCGGCCAGGCTCCGGAGAAGAAGGAGCGCATGGGAGTGACGCGCAAGCTCTCGCCCGCGCAGGAGTCCGCCCAGGCCGCCAACGCGGGCCTCCCCGGAGGTGCGGCATGA
- the ehuA gene encoding ectoine/hydroxyectoine ABC transporter ATP-binding protein EhuA, with translation MATENATTTDNADNADNADGNVLIHFDQVTKRFGDTTVLDDLCFSVSPGKHVTLIGPSGSGKTTILRLLMTLIKPDRGTISVDGQYLTHEEKGGKLVPAGEKHSREVRKKIGMVFQQFNLFPNMRVLRNVTEAPMHVLGLSKDEAEARALDLLELVGLGRKCNDYPTRLSGGQQQRVAIARALAMRPQVLLLDEVTSALDPELVAGVLDVLRDIAHTTDITMLCVTHEMNFARDISDEVLMFDGGRVIESGPPEKIFSDPEHERTREFLSAVL, from the coding sequence TTGGCCACTGAAAACGCCACCACGACCGACAACGCCGACAACGCCGACAACGCCGACGGCAACGTGCTCATCCACTTCGACCAGGTGACCAAGCGCTTCGGCGACACCACGGTCCTGGACGACCTGTGCTTCTCGGTGTCGCCGGGGAAGCACGTGACGCTCATCGGGCCCTCCGGGTCCGGGAAGACCACGATCCTGCGGCTGCTGATGACGCTGATCAAGCCGGACCGGGGCACGATCAGCGTGGACGGCCAGTACCTCACCCACGAGGAGAAGGGCGGCAAGCTCGTCCCGGCGGGCGAGAAGCACTCCCGCGAGGTGCGGAAGAAGATCGGCATGGTCTTCCAGCAGTTCAACCTCTTCCCCAACATGCGGGTGCTGCGCAACGTCACCGAGGCCCCCATGCACGTCCTCGGCCTCAGCAAGGACGAGGCGGAGGCGCGGGCGCTGGACCTGCTGGAGCTGGTCGGTCTGGGCCGCAAGTGCAACGACTACCCGACCCGGCTGTCGGGCGGGCAGCAGCAGCGGGTGGCCATCGCCCGCGCGCTGGCGATGCGGCCGCAGGTGCTGCTGCTGGACGAGGTGACCTCGGCGCTGGACCCGGAGCTGGTGGCCGGCGTGCTGGACGTGCTGCGCGACATCGCCCACACGACTGACATCACGATGCTGTGCGTCACCCACGAGATGAACTTCGCGCGGGACATCTCGGACGAGGTTCTGATGTTCGACGGCGGCCGCGTCATCGAGTCCGGCCCGCCGGAAAAGATCTTCAGCGATCCGGAACACGAGCGTACGCGGGAGTTCCTGAGCGCCGTGCTGTAA
- a CDS encoding IclR family transcriptional regulator: MALKPEPTAPLHSVQHALRVMETVSRHGGGVTDVQIARETGLPVGHLAPLLRMLCREGYVTQVADGAYMVGEALVRLGAGGPERQAAIEHKLQQTLTALRDSIGAAIYLSRYIDGEIRITQYADGPRTPKVNEWVDFKSAAHAMAAGKCMLTQLDHNGRRDHLSRHKIVRLTSHTTTSERVLFNKLDSHPASVPVLDLQEYAVGTVCAAVPITAGQAVGSLALSLPLAHAHRLRQAAHTLNREAAPVLLSLAI, encoded by the coding sequence GTGGCGCTCAAACCTGAGCCGACCGCGCCGCTCCACTCGGTGCAGCACGCCCTGCGTGTGATGGAGACCGTCTCCAGACACGGCGGCGGTGTGACCGATGTCCAGATCGCCCGGGAGACCGGGCTGCCCGTCGGGCACCTCGCCCCTCTGCTCCGGATGCTGTGCCGCGAGGGCTACGTGACGCAGGTCGCCGACGGCGCGTACATGGTGGGCGAGGCTCTGGTCCGCCTCGGCGCCGGCGGCCCGGAACGACAGGCCGCGATCGAGCACAAGCTCCAGCAGACCCTCACCGCGCTGCGCGACTCCATCGGGGCCGCGATCTACCTCAGCCGCTACATCGACGGCGAGATCCGGATCACGCAGTACGCGGACGGGCCGCGCACCCCCAAGGTCAACGAGTGGGTGGACTTCAAGTCCGCCGCGCACGCGATGGCGGCGGGCAAGTGCATGCTCACCCAGCTCGACCACAACGGCCGCCGCGACCACCTGTCACGGCACAAGATCGTGCGGCTCACCTCGCACACGACCACCAGCGAGCGGGTGCTGTTCAACAAGCTCGACAGCCACCCCGCCAGCGTGCCGGTCCTCGACCTCCAGGAGTACGCGGTGGGCACGGTCTGCGCCGCCGTGCCGATCACCGCGGGCCAGGCGGTCGGCAGCCTGGCCCTCTCCCTGCCCCTGGCGCACGCCCACCGGCTGCGCCAGGCGGCCCACACCCTGAACCGGGAGGCCGCGCCGGTCCTGCTCTCGCTGGCGATCTAG
- a CDS encoding 4'-phosphopantetheinyl transferase superfamily protein, which translates to MPLNSVASAVSVAWGPASPLPAGPDELPGRGEVAVWLLEIPRSAAAAAAAGHLLDADEARRAARFRGDLHQQRYLTSHVGLRVLLGAYLGIGPAEVEFTRERCGMPDCDKPHGRPAVVGREGLHFSLSHAEDAALVAVAAAPVGADIEASQTRRGGVDLTGQLHPDERAAIAALPASLRDEAFLSCWVRKEAYLKGIGTGLPGGVGTHHVGLAEGLAPSGSRVPEGWALIDLEAPDGYHAAVALRTEDGSGAGRPVVTLDHLSL; encoded by the coding sequence GTGCCGTTGAACAGCGTCGCCAGCGCGGTGTCCGTAGCGTGGGGGCCGGCGTCACCGCTGCCCGCGGGCCCCGATGAGCTGCCCGGCCGGGGCGAAGTCGCCGTATGGCTGCTGGAGATACCGCGGTCCGCCGCCGCGGCGGCCGCGGCCGGTCATCTGCTGGACGCCGACGAGGCGCGGCGCGCGGCCCGGTTCCGCGGCGACCTCCACCAGCAGCGCTACCTCACCTCGCACGTGGGCCTGCGCGTCCTACTCGGCGCGTACCTGGGGATCGGACCGGCGGAGGTGGAGTTCACCCGCGAGCGGTGCGGGATGCCCGACTGCGACAAGCCGCACGGGCGCCCCGCCGTCGTGGGGCGCGAGGGGCTGCACTTCTCCCTGTCGCACGCCGAGGACGCCGCCCTGGTGGCGGTGGCCGCCGCGCCCGTGGGTGCGGACATCGAGGCGAGCCAGACCCGGCGCGGCGGCGTCGACCTCACCGGTCAGCTCCATCCGGACGAGCGGGCCGCCATCGCCGCGCTGCCCGCGTCGCTGCGCGACGAGGCGTTCCTGAGCTGCTGGGTGCGGAAGGAGGCGTACCTCAAGGGCATCGGCACCGGGCTGCCGGGCGGGGTGGGCACGCACCACGTCGGCCTCGCCGAGGGCCTGGCGCCCAGCGGCAGCCGGGTCCCGGAGGGCTGGGCGCTGATCGACCTCGAAGCCCCGGACGGCTACCACGCCGCCGTCGCGCTCCGTACCGAGGACGGGTCGGGCGCCGGCCGGCCGGTGGTCACCCTGGACCACCTGAGCCTGTGA